ccccaaacttttacaatttatgcaatttaatcctttaacccgaaaatcatcaaattaaccatttctaAAGACTCACATACCAGCCGAACATTCAAGGCCTCTAAACAATCCATAAAACACCTTTTATTCATTAATAAACcatgtgattttaatattttaacaatttactcCTTCAATAaaaaactaactaaaatcactttacaaaacaaccGCAAATCATAACCAAAGCTTCAAACATATAATTATCATCACAATCAACtaagattcatcaatggtaactttcaatttttaacagattcaaaaacgaaggtacgggttagttggacctagttataatgatctcaaaaacataaaaattacaagaaaacaaGTTAATTTCCATACCATGCAAAGCCAAGGAGGTGACCAAAGCTCCCTAGGTCTCCAATGGTGATTTGGGAAAATAGTtgaagaaaatgaagaagaaatgcCTTAATGGTAGAGATAAAAATGGGGATGATAAAATGAAGGTGAAGTCCAAAACCTATCCATCtcatttaaaaggaaaaaaatggaTTATTTAAATATTGCAAAAAAATATTCTAAACCTATTAAGAGCTAAACTATTAGCAAAACAATTTTGTTGTAGGAGATGAAGCCAAAAACCAATGGGAGCATGAGAGAAGCAAAAAGAGAGAAAGTTGAAGAAGATTCAAGGGGTAAAGAAGGAGAATTGGTGGTTGACAATGGAGAAGCAATTAGAGAAGCATATATAGGAGCAGTTTTCGGAGAGATCTTGGAGGCTTAATGATATAAAAGCTCGAacttttaaaaagaaaatcaattaagtccttttgacCTTTGTGCACCCAATTAAATCATTCAACTTAGAAAATTAATCAAATATACCCTTTACCAAATGTTGGCAGATAAAAACTAATAGAATTCATGATGTGGCAGttataaatgttaaaaaaaaaccttatttttgaaatatgtcattaaatatgtatacattttaatGATGTGGATTTTTTTTacattgaattttttaaaaatatttgttttttatGTTTCAATGTTTAAAAGTAAAAACTTTCAAGTTTTGTAGATTTTCCTCCATCAAAATTTTCCTTTATCTTCTTGGAAACCAGACACTATTTGCAGAGCATTTTcagaaaattacaaaaaataaaaaatattccaTAAAGCTTTCATCTTTTTTCACCATCCACAAACTTAATATTCATTTTCATCAATCTTCATCCTCCACTCACTGCTTACTTGTGAAACTGAAATATACACATTCGAAACAACTCCTTCTCCATTGCTAATTTCTTTTCCCCACTAAGCACTGAAGTTAAACAGTCATTTTTAACAAAAACGAACCATAACCATACCATTAACAAAACACAAATCATTAAGCCAAAGgcaaatgtttcaaatgtataaaacccaaataaaaaaGAAGTGACTAGTTAACAAAAATAGGCAAATAAATCTTGACAATTTTCCTAAAAATATTGCAATAACACGAATCaagaaaagttgtaaaaattcttTGTAACTCATATTTGATTAGAAATCCTCCATAGAAAATCCTCTGGTGGATACATCCACCCATTAATCGAGTAAAAGAGTGCAAACTTGTTCTATGTTGGGTAACTAAAAAAATTCACTCAGGTCTTTTGATTCTTCCGAGGCATTGAACTTACAAAGAAAAAGATTTGGATATTAATGATGAtaatgaagatgagttaagttttgaACTCAAGGTTTAGATTCACAAAGTTCCTGTTAGCATCAAGGAAAATCATTTGGGAAAGAGAAAGAAAGGGAAAAAGGGTTTTATTATAGTGTTAAAACGAGAACCGAAAAGAGCTTTACTGGCAACAAGATGGTAGCGGTGACGGTTAGTTTTAGAAAAGGAAAGGTTCTTCATTTTGAGAAGAAGtttgaaattgaagaagaaaaggtaataaaaaagaaatttattttatttataaatttattattttaataaataaatttcatgtcataatttttttttaaaatttccatgCCACTCTACCATGTGAAAAAAATGAaactttaaaaacaatttaaactaATTGTAACTACCACGTTATTAGTTTCATTAGTTTTAATGGTCAAAAGGTCTATTTAATTGATTTTCTCAATTGAATGATTTAATTGAGTGAAAAAGATTAGaagggcttaattgattttttaaaaccTTTGAAGCCTTTTATACCATTAAgcctaataataatataaatatttaatatttggtTTTACAAGTCTTACATAACCGAAACtctaataaaatgaataaactctaataaaattaataaataaatatttaatcttatataaaaatctaaaatttggGCCTATAGAATAACACCATAACTTAAGCTCCCAAACTTGAACTGACGTGTTTTGAAGTGTGTTGTAAAATTAATAGATAGCTTTTCGATTCATAAGAGGACAACTCAATTTAGAAATACTCGAATCCTAACAAAAAAATGCATCGCAAGTTGGCTGATGTTTCAAACTTGAACTCAAATAAGTTTACCTCTCACGAGTTCGTATCATTGGATATTTCGTGTTATTGGTGTATTTTAAAGTGGACTCTCGAATCATGTAAAATTTGCTTTATCATAATTAAAGATAattggatatttattttaatcaaattttattttcattaaacTTGATTAAATAAAGTttcaaatatatgtattttactCAAATTTCTTTTGGAGAAAATAAAACTTACCAACTAATTTAAAAGAATTCCGGTTATTTACCCTAATCCTTGTATCACATGCCCTAAGATCCTCGAGTGAAAGTAAAAGATGGCTGTTGGCATGCCACTTAACCCGATTCAATAAGGGTTTCAAATGATGGGTAAAATAGTTGATTAGTCAACACTTgctatttaattataaaatttgatgTCATGTTACATACCTATCAATTTTTGCCCAAATAGTTTTTTTTGTGAAACTATTCATGGATAAATTAACTTATTAATAAATGAAACTGTTCTGATAAGTGGTACGTTGAAAAACTCGTTAGGTTAAAGTTTACTATAAGTCTCTCTATGTTCATTTTAGTCAAGGAATGTTTTAATCTTTCTACATttgaaaagttaatatttttcctttcaaaaaaatatattttttaatcccTATATGTTAACTCTACTGTTAATGGAATGAAGTAGCTTAATGATAACTAATGTAGcattaaaaaataaatcaaataaaagttAAATAACAATTTTGAAAAAATGAGTAAATGTAAGAAATTGATTTTGCTTTTACTCTCAAATTGTTTTAAGTTCTTTTGTTTTTTTGTACAGTTTAAATTATTTGTAGTTTGGTCCATATTAGTCGCCATTAAGCGACATAATTCCATTTGTTTCAAGACCaataaacttttattttgttgtaatattttatttaatgctACATCAACCACTGTTAAGCAAAGTCATTCCATTGATGGCAAAATTAACGTGTAGAAACTAAAATATCAATTTTCAAATGTTTGGggattaaaaattttcttttaagaatAGAGACTAAAAatgattttgttttaaaaatgatATAGACACCAATGAACTTTAACCAAATGTTTTGAccgtttttattttttgaaaagtaTGTTATTATAAGGAAAAAGattgataaatataaaataatttacagaaaaataaaacaaacatgtAAGTGTCTTCCATTTTTATTTTCTGAAAACATCATCTTTGCATTCTCTCACCACCAACATCATCACACCCACAAGACCATTGCTAAGATTTATCTCTCGGTTCGTCTTCTTTTATTCTCTTACACGTCTTCTGTTGTTCTAGGATCTAAGTAATAATCTTAATATAAATAAAGAGAAATATATCAATTGTGAAGCACTATCAAATTCACTTGGTATAATGCGACACTACTTATTACACCAACAACCAATAAGGAGCAAGCATTGGATCACGAGGTATTATCCCTCTCATGCCTTTTATcatcttcttttttattttattaaattaagataTTTTTACTCTCTTTATAACCATGGAATCTTAAGCATCATACAACAATTGAATTGCCAATTTTGATTCTCTTACCTTTTAATCTTACTGACCAATTCAAGCGCACCTCAACAAATTTGATACACACCTACTCAAAAAGCCACTAATAAATCTCACATTCTCATAAAATCTTTGACTCTTTCATCCTCACCATTCTTCGGCAtaaataaaaattcttaaaaataatataattatggcacatatatatattaatgtatcAAAATTTTAGTAAGTATAAATTTGAATATAATACCATAacatgatatataattttataaaaaatttaaaaaatgattttaaaaaatattttacataaaatCATTTAAATATTTCAGAAAAttaatctatttttaaaaattattttaagttaAACAAACCCAAGCCACAAATAGGAATCCACAAGACATTGCTACGACCTCACTTATTGGGCTAGTTGATTGCCTTACTCAGATGGTTGCTGGCCCATTGCTACGACCTTTTTGAACATTGATGCAGAAGTTTTACTTACTTGGATAAATATGATTTTGGCCCTTAAATTTAGTAATCACGTCCATTTaggtatttatatttttttatccattttgatacatgaatttcattattgaattcattttagtccctaaatttgaaaaatataaaagtttgatgaTGTGATACTTTGAGATTAGTGCCACACCATCACTTGAAAATTaagaaatttatataaatttttaggtAAGCACGTGGTACAATCTTAGAGTTTCTAATAACCAAACAAGTGGTTGAACCGGTCAAACCAAGTTCTTGATTCAATTGGCTTGATCGGTTCAATTGTTGAACCAAtaataattgattaattaattaaaaattcataaatttttttttaaaaattgttaaaTCTGTTCAACCACTAGTTtttgtctcaatttttgattttttcccATTTCAAGCATTTTCTGATTCAATTGGTTCAACTTCTTTATTTGGACTAGTATATTGGTCTGTTTTGGATCCAATCGGTCCGACCTGTCAATCCAATTATATTCCAAGAACACCTGTAAAATCATTAAATCTTGATAATATCCAAGTTCAAGAACCAAAATCGATCTAGTTGCTAATTCATTCAGATTGATACCTCAATCAATTTCTGATTCATTCTGTCAGTTCAATCCAATTCAAACAACATTGCCTTTGATCTGTGTTAAAAACATATTTATATAAGATATAGATTTAAATATAAAGGTAATGGGATGATAAAACTTTGGTATTGCGGACAAAGATTGAGATTCCGAGCCCTTAAGTGCTCAAATCCGAATCCTATTTTGCGTAGATAATATATAGGCTCTATCTAAATTTGAATCTAACTTAAATCTCACCAATCCTGTTAAGAGTTATTCAAGGTCAAAGGAAACTATATCCTaattatgttttataatatttaataataatctaatAAACTTTATCAATTAAAATAGTTCTACTTATACCCTTCAGTCAAATCAAATTTATTCAAACTACAACGTTGAAGATCAAATTCATAAAGACAAGAATTAATACTAATCCAAAATAAAATTGAGCCAAAAAAATGGCTTTGAATTTGTAAAACAAACTCAACATTAAAAAAATCGACACTAATTCGAAATATTCAGGTATGAATttcaaattaattagtaaaagcATCCCAAACTAGCTCTTTCATGGTACCAAATCAATACACCCCTCCTCCCCAACCCTTTTACTCTTTGAGGATAACATATGCTAACATCCTCTAAACTTGTTATTTGGAGTTGTGcggaaaaatagaaaaataaaaaagaggtGGACCAAGGTTAGGGAACTTGCAAGAGAAGGGCAAGACCTTATTTCCTGGTAGCAATTCAAATGTGAAAGCAATTACAGGGCACATCGCCCGATTATCCTCCAATTGCAAATGCTGGACTTACCTTAAGGGGAAACCCCACACTCTACATAGGATTGCTTCTTCTCAACTGTAACTGCTTTGTGGGACAACTccaatacttatatatatattcaacatgATGAACCTTGAAAAAAGAAACAGTGGTAACCATCCCTTTTGTAACAGTTCACACATACAGCAGAGGCTATTGCGATATacaaaagcaaaagcaaaagaTGCTGTTTAGATCACGAGAGTAACCTTCAAGCTTTAGAGGACCTTTGAGGAAAAGCAACAGACAGTGCAACCCCGGATTTCTAGTCAGACAAAAAGCTAGTTTGTGTTCTATATGTAATCTGTTTGTATGGTTAATGGGGCCATCTCCTCCACCTCTTCTATATACTTATATAATTGTATCCTGGGTATAATAATTTAGTTTACTTATGCGATTCAAGTGGTTTAGGATCAAATTTTATCATTCATCTGCAattctttttctattttcaaCCTACGATTGGAAAAACATGCCTACAATTTCATTAGGAAAATGTTGTGCTATATTAGGATTCAAATACCTTCTGTTCTACGGAAGAATACTGTTATCGTAATGCTAATATTGCTATACATATAATATTGTTTAACAATTTCTTTTAAACTATTCCTCTCTTTTGCATCCATCCCTGTCTTCCATGACCCATTTTGCTTCAATTATAAGAAAATGATCTTGGTAaactgactttttttttttttatatataaaatgagATTTGATGGTTTAGATTGATCATAGCTAGCTTAAAAGAGGTTCCCCGTGTTTACCAAATTAACTAGCTACTAGGAAGAATTTAGTAAAATATCAACAGAGGGGGTCCCGCTGTTATCATTGAAACAGCATCTCAGTTGACTCTATTTGATCAAATTTGATCTATTTCACTCGCACCTTCACCACCTCCATGGCTACACCTGATCTACACCTCATAATTCCCCCCATTTCTATTTTTGGACAGTGTTATTCATTGGAGGCAAATCAATGTCAAACTCGACGAGGTCTGACCCCTATGTTATTGCAATATCTGTGTTTTCCTTTTCCCCTggttaacttattcaatcatgaAATGATAATTCAAGATGCCATGCACAAAAAATCCAAGACAAATTAATATATTGTTTCTTTCAATTCTTTATAATTGACAATGATCAACGGCGTGTAAAATGTGAATCATGCTTCAAGTTCGAAAGGGTTGATTTTGTTGGTGTTTTGGGACACTTTATCTGGAGGAAATATAGACTTTAGTCTGGAACTTAAACAACAATGTAATGAATTCGGATGAAGAATGAAGAAAACTTGAAAATTCAAGTCAGGAGATTTGAGTTTGAAAAACAGAATAAAATTGAAGGCAAGAAAAGAGAGAGTAATTTTGGATGAAATTCTGATGAATTTTCATTACTATGAACTTTGGCATGAAGCCATTTCATATACCAGACAATGACTGGTCAAAAACAACAAATACATCACCTAAACATTACCTAACACCACTTGATTCATTGGAACTAGATAAATTTGACTTGCACACTTAAGCAAAGCCGGTGATCAGCTATTTTACCATCAAGTTACATCAATTGTCATCCAAACATAGttcaaaataaactaaattacaaaacattgttaaaaagtaacaaaatgaaactgaGATGAAATAGTAGCATTAACATCCTCAGTTGCATGTATTTCATCCAGTAATGCTACAGCAGCTACTTCTTCATATTTCATCTGCAAGACTTATGTGCATGAATTCTTACGTGCATGAACTTTTCTTTGGTTGCATAAGCTGTATGGAGGGCCATTCTCTAACACTCCTCCTTGGTCTCCATGCTGCTGACTCCTAACTGCTTCCTCAATTTGATGAACCTTGACACACCAAGAGCCTTTGTGAAGATATCAGCAACATGTTCTTCTGAATTGCAATGAATCAGCTCTACCTCTCGAGCTTGTTCCATTTCCCTTACCATATGTAGCTTGATGCTCAAATGCTTTGTTCTACCATGAAAAACaggattctttgcaattgcaacaaCAGACATGTTATCACAATAGATCTCTGTTGCTTCCCTTTGATGTAGGTTCAAATCAGCTAGGATTTTCCTcagccaaatggcttgattaacAGTACTTGCAGCTGCAACATACTTAGCTTTTGCTGTTGATTGAGCCACTATAGATTGCTTCTTTGAACTCCATCAGAACATTCCTGAGCCTATTGTGAATGCATAACCAGAAGTGCTTTTCATATCATCTTTTGAACTAGCCCAGTCACTGTCAGTATAGCCTATCAGCttcaaatttttagtttttctaaACTGTATCCCATGGCTCAAAGTACCCTTGATGTACCTGAGCACTCTTTTTGCTGCTTGAAAATACTGTGTGTTGTAGCAATGCATGAATCTCGATAGTATACTTACAGAAAACATGATATCCGGTCTAGTAGTTGTTAAGTACAATAAGCAACCAACTAGACTCCTATAGGTAGATTTACTGACCTGTTCATGGTCCCCTTGGCTTGACAACTTCATTCCAACAGCCATAGGTGTGCCTGTTGGCTTGCAATTCTCCATAGAGAATTTGCTTAAGATTTTTGCAGCAAATGTCTTCTATCCCAAGAAGATTCCACTTTGTGTTTGCAGCACCTCCATTCCAAGGAAATATGTCATTTGCCCCAAGTCAGACATCTCAAACATGTCTTTCATTTTGGCCTTGAAATCAGCCAACATAATCTGATCTCCTCCTGTCACCAAGAGATCATCCACATAAAGGGACACAATGAGTTGTGTTTCAGCCTGTTCCTTCTTGACATACAATGTTGGTTCACTGATGCATCTTTCGAATCCCAAAACTAATCAAGTAGCTGTCAATTCTGGCACACCAGGCTCTAGGAGCTTGTTTTAAGCTATACAATACTTTCTTCAAATTGTACACTTTGTGCTCTTCACCAGGCACTTTGAATCCTTCAGGCTGTTTTACATAAATTTCTTCTTCAAGGAATCCATTGAGGAAGGCTGACTTCACATCTAGTTGATGTATGATCTATTGCTTTTGTGTAGCCAAAGCAACTAAAAATCTGATTATATCAAGCCTGGCTACTGGTGCAAAAGTTTCCATGTAGTTCAAACCATATTGTTGACTGAGCCCCTTGACAACAAGTCTAGTTTTCAGCTTGTTTAAACTGCCATCAGCATTTTGTTTGGCTCGATAGACCCATTTTACACCAATGGTCTTTCTGTTGGCAAGTCTTTCAGTCAGCTCCCATGTCTGATTCTTCTGAATCATCTTAATTTCATCAATCATCGCTTACTTCCATCCTTCATCAGCTTCAGCTTCTTCAAAACTGGTTGGCTCCATTATAGCAACTTGTGCTCTTTTATAAATTTCAGCTAAAGGTCTGGTCCCTCTGACTGGCACATCATCTATGTTCATTTCTGGACCAACTTGATCAGGTTCAATCTGGCCTGCTATGAGTTCCTCAGAAACATCCTGGGGTTCATTTATTTCCCAATTCCAGTATGCCTTCTCATCAAACACCACGTCCCTGATCACTTGGACTTTGTTTGTTGAAGGATCCAAGATTCTATAACCTTTCTTGATTGAGCTGTAGCCTACCAGAATACCAGGTTTGGCCCTTTTTGACAACTTGCCCCTCTTCACAGCTGGTACATGGCTGTAACAAAGGCAACCAAATACCTTCAAATGAGCCAATGATGCCTTAAACCCGAACCAGGCTTCAAATGGAGTCTTATGGTCCAATGCCTTGGTTGGTAGCCTGTTCTAAATATAAACAGCAGTATTAACTGCTTTAGCCCACATGGTCTTAGGCAAATTCTTCTGGAATAGCAAACATCTGGCCATATTCATCAAgcttctatttttcctttcacttACACCATTTTATTGAGGTGTATAAGTGTTAGTGGGCTGGAATTTAATGCCTGCTTCATCGCAAAAGGTATTAAACCCAGATGAAGTATACTCAGTCCCATTGTCTGACCTCAAGGTCTTCAACTTACAACCTATTTCAGTCTCTACTGCAGCTttaaacttcaaaaaaaaaaacctacctCTGACTTGTTCTTCAAGAAGTAAATCCAACAGTATCTTGTAAAATCatcaatgaaaagaatgaaataCTTGCTGCCATTCAATGATTGAGTGTTCATAGGGCCACACATATTAGTGTGTACTAGCTGCAGCTTATCTGAAGCTCTCCAGGTTGATTTTGTAGGAAATGGTTGTCTAGCTTGTTTTTCTATCTGGAAAACCTCACAAACCTCCTCCTCTTCAACTGAGTTGATAAAGTTATCAACCAGATCTTCTTTGGTTAGCTAGTCCATGGATCTGTAGTTGGTATGACCAAGCCTTTGGTACCGAAGCTTGGAATCTTTAGTAGAGACAGTGAAGACAGAGTGTGAGCCACTTGGCCAGTTGACTTCAAAGCATTTATCAGTTATAGTGACTGACATGAGGCTTGATCCGTTTGGATCAGCAATTTGGCACTCCTTGCCCTTGAACACAACTGAATAGCCTTTTTCCATCAATTAAGCAATGCTGAGAAGGTTTCTATCAATCTCAGGTACTAGCAATACATTTGATATGATTTTGTTGCCTGTGGGAGTGCATATCAACACTTCCCCTTTTCCTTCAGCCTTGATAAACTGCCCATTACCAGCTTTCACCTTGGTTTTGCAGCTTCTGTCCAAGGTTTTGAAAATGGTTGTATCTGGTGACATGTGGTTAGTGCAACTACTGTCCAAAAGCCATCCTTTTGAGCCCTTCTTCTGGCCAGCTGAGCATGACACAGCAAATACCTGCTCCTCATGGTTACTACTATCTTCAGCCATTTGAGCTTCAGCATTTTTCTGTTGTGCTTGATTCTGCCTAGGTCTGCCTTTGTTTTTGCAAACCTTTTCAACATGCCTCTTTTTCTTGCAATGTTGGCATAGAGCATTTAGTTTAAACCAACATCTATCTTCTGGATGACCTGCTCTTTTATAGTGCCTGCAAGGTTGATCCCCTCTTCTTGCAGCATCAGGCTTAGGCCTGTTTTTCCAATTCTTTTTGCCTTTGTAGGCAATGGTGCTCGAGGCAGCCTTGGATTTAGCTTG
Above is a genomic segment from Gossypium arboreum isolate Shixiya-1 chromosome 8, ASM2569848v2, whole genome shotgun sequence containing:
- the LOC108472365 gene encoding uncharacterized protein LOC108472365 gives rise to the protein MKEEETIKKYYDRIMAVVNSIRLLGEQFSEARIVEKEQIRASRMEEHQESAFQAKSKAASSTIAYKGKKNWKNRPKPDAARRGDQPCRHYKRAGHPEDRCWFKLNALCQHCKKKRHVEKVCKNKGRPRQNQAQQKNAEAQMAEDSSNHEEQVFAVSCSAGQKKGSKGWLLDSSCTNHMSPDTTIFKTLDRSCKTKVKAGNGQFIKAEGKGEVLICTPTGNKIISNVLLVPEIDRNLLSIA